In a single window of the Plasmodium cynomolgi strain B DNA, chromosome 6, whole genome shotgun sequence genome:
- a CDS encoding hypothetical protein (putative): MNEAKKRTDHHHPQEKDLKFDGPCDNKENSSDGNFANISNIATINFANLEKEFQKIYRYPSQERPPSRSQSSESNEWNEANKASKTNKANESNMTNESNEGVYFCRKAQEKRAHAMVNQPSEETIHTQRDGRHAESSIGRAISKGEGKRRADYYGGTLPGQLRRSEATGRSRQENFHSTNSIEQILKSIQEDTILGTHRGDDGNSGGGSSNVGAGLADAADPVKAINEKKTIHPMCRLWWDDKPFAYHWDRGMNRQEVQRCVHNFCINIASEDFYLARLERLNEDNQYKEKQKNIQKIPLKGNTYAYYKICERYEYESLGDVKPNQEYIIKRKNHVKEKLMYPLNFPEVLRAIEYTKEGGNLLKHTVYSIPHLRFFFISKDLNFIKWFSSRKTDEQCKIYFQKINSLEIKIVHEDMLENLKVDILKRLSFSIVYMNEKKKITLTCKSLQEFNYWVTSIRALMFHSKRMKTTRSVLLSHRRTTRNGTPITGKPNPTRNTNLKKNSTKKELNTEEGKSSLKLFHLYKLIVFPHYNLYQIKTKFYLLKEKAYKYRVLIEKEVDEYEMDIYLGGGSSGQSGHHEGGDNDRLSNESDPLEEECTTDPESASTLCRNSPPLYHCNASGNVGGNEAGKENPVRRRPLSDGKRNGTWSGSSSPHVALPEVYTLNKETNLSVRDDGKVAKRVTHGLAVGGGGEGGGEEEGGVNPVGGNHENEAEEDTDQFKLQLIVKIYNRIDRKLKQVQKDIMQVVKLLKREESEKQPNPQGGSSGFSLDQFWKYTTDAYRTLESKFYKTGGAHYHGDGHYGGDGRYHGDNRYPGYDRYPHPNELHTQQRRPELRRTELRKPELHKREEQPGSLPPNEWDTPNEKDPPEGHKNQSRKLIHSILFDMWLCEMELGNIDDIYTTYVCNSKRKKNFITNMDAPAFVKNISQQISNTILRYMNM; encoded by the exons atgaacgaagCGAAGAAGCGCACagaccaccaccacccccaaGAAAAGGACCTCAAGTTCGACGGACCCTGTGACAACAAGGAGAATAGCAGCGATGGAAATTTCGCGAATATTTCAAATATCGCCACCATCAACTTCGCCAATCTGGAGAAGGAGTTCCAGAAGATATACAGATATCCGTCTCAGGAGCGACCGCCATCACGCAGTCAGTCGAGCGAATCGAACGAGTGGAACGAGGCGAACAAGGCGAGCAAGACGAACAAGGCGAACGAATCGAACATGACGAACGAATCGAACGAAGGTGTTTACTTCTGCAGGAAGGCCCAGGAGAAGAGGGCCCACGCGATGGTGAACCAACCGAGTGAGGAGACGATACACACACAGCGAGATGGAAGGCACGCCGAAAGTTCGATCGGAAGGGCCATctcaaagggggaaggaaaacgaCGTGCTGATTACTATGGAGGTACGCTTCCAGGCCAGCTTCGGAGAAGCGAAGCcacggggagaagcagacAGGAGAACTTCCATTCGACCAACTCCATTGAGCAAATTTTAAAGAGTATTCAGGAGGACACCATTTTAGGGACACACCGGGGGGATGATGGCAACTCTGGTGGGGGAAGCTCGAACGTTGGCGCGGGTCTCGCAGATGCGGCGGACCCAGTGAAGGCTATTAACGAAAAGAAGACTATTCACCCG ATGTGCCGCCTCTGGTGGGACGACAAGCCCTTTGCATACCACTGGGATCGCGGCATGAACAGGCAGGAGGTACAGCGGTGCGTGCATAATTTCTGCATAAACATCGCGAGCGAGGACTTCTATCTCGCACGCCTGGAGAGACTCAACGAAGATAACCAATAcaaggagaaacaaaaaaatatacaaaaaataccACTAAAAGGGAACACCTACGCCTATTACAAAATATGCGAGCGATATGAGTACGAGTCATTGGGAGATGTGAAACCAAATCAGGAATACATaatcaaaaggaagaaccacgtgaaggaaaaactcATGTACCCCCTTAATTTCCCAGAGGTCTTAAGAGCCATAGAATACACAAAGGAAGGAGGTAACCTACTCAAGCACACAGTCTATAGCATCCCTCACTtacgcttcttcttcataaGCAAAGACctaaattttatcaaatggTTTTCGTCAAGGAAAACAGATGAGCAATGCAAGatttatttccaaaaaattaacagtCTCGAAATAAAAATCGTGCATGAAGACATGTTGGAAAATCTCAAAGTCGATATTTTGAAGAGACTCTCCTTTTCCATCGTTTATatgaatgaaaagaaaaaaataactctgACTTGTAAAAGTTTGCAAGAGTTTAATTACTGGGTCACTAGCATCAGGGCTCTCATGTTCCATTCGAAGAGGATGAAAACGACTCGCAGTGTGTTGTTGTCTCAT AGGAGGACCACTCGAAATGGAACCCCCATCACGGGGAAGCCCAACCCAACAAGGAATAcgaatttaaagaaaaattcaacgAAGAAGGAACTTAACACAGAGGAAGGAAAGAGTTCCCTTAAGTTATTTCATTTGTATAAGCTTATTGTCTTCCCACATTACAATCTCTATCAGATAAAGacgaaattttatttactcaAGGAGAAAGCATACAAATACAGGGTtttaattgaaaaggaaGTTGATGAATATGAGATGGATATTTACTTGGGGGGTGGATCCTCAGGACAGAGTGGCCACCACGAGGGGGGGGATAATGATCGTCTTAGCAACGAGAGCGACCCTCTAGAGGAGGAGTGTACTACCGACCCGGAGAGTGCCTCAACTCTCTGCAGaaattccccccccctttacCACTGCAACGCTAGCGGCAATGTTGGCGGCAACGAGGCGGGGAAGGAAAACCCAGTAAGGAGGAGGCCTCTCTCTGATGGGAAGCGCAACGGAACCTGGTCCGGCAGCTCCTCTCCCCATGTCGCCCTGCCAGAAGTATATACACTTAACaaggaaacaaatttaagCGTTCGTGATGATGGGAAGGTAGCCAAGAGAGTGACACACGGATTAGCAgtaggaggagggggagaaggagggggagaagaagaaggaggagtgAACCCCGTGGGAGGGAACCACGAGAACGAAGCTGAGGAAGACACAGACCAATTTAAGCTCCAACTAATTGTCAAAATTTACAACCGTATCGATAGAAAACTTAAACAGGTTCAGAAGGACATCATGCAGGTTGTGAAGCTACTGAAGAGAGAGGAATCGGAGAAGCAGCCGAACCCTCAGGGGGGGAGTAGTGGGTTCTCCCTGGACCAGTTCTGGAAGTACACCACGGATGCGTATAGGACGTTGGAGAGCAAGTTTTACAAAACGGGGGGTGCTCACTACCATGGGGATGGTCACTACGGTGGGGATGGTCGCTACCATGGGGATAACCGCTACCCCGGGTATGATCGCTACCCCCACCCCAACGAGCTACACACCCAACAGCGAAGACCCGAACTGCGAAGAACCGAACTGCGAAAACCCGAACTGCACAAACGGGAAGAGCAACCTGGTTCGCTTCCCCCAAACGAATGGGACACCCCCAATGAGAAGGACCCACCGGAGGGACACAAAAACCAATCCAGAAAGCTCATCCACAGCATCCTCTTCGACATGTGGCTCTGCGAAATGGAACTCGGAAATATCGACGATATTTACACCACCTATGTGTGCAACTccaagcgaaaaaaaaattttattaccAACATGGACGCCCCTGCCTTCGTTAAGAATATCTCGCAGCAGATCTCCAACACGATACTGCGCTACATGAACATGTGA
- a CDS encoding hypothetical protein (putative), with protein MEDQSTTKEGQDREGGGIPDGNNPLMELQSCGPPKVPNVASSKARCKGTTELRVDYATKTIENAKEILRNSDQCVMRESKLEADELNDIAEILHSKDGELAAVGGVGAIGGAASIDGAASIGGEASIGGEAAIGGVAPGGDPPANEQNDANMKVLFESSNSSLPFILKGISETLDHILSVDKMKSRNKNKLIQVVQNAHMLLRSNYNLVLKCDTNLAVIVKRIKRLYRLYRKLDSHTKIPTKVKTVVGDVAPYMLPIRHNDMGEVPFVGDTGSGPSGSAIKRRNTNQQDETEAHEGDGNGDVDKQIGGAPPTHDDNDNMSGSVHGGDKELNRNAHSIVASSVGGLPPK; from the exons ATGGAAGACCAATCGACAACCAAGGAGGGGCAGGacagagaaggaggaggcaTTCCTGATGGAAACAACCCTTTGATGGAACTGCAGTCATGTGGACCCCCCAAAGTTCCCAATGTGGCGAGTTCCAAAGCGAGATGCAAAGGTACAACCGAGCTAAGAGTGGACTACGCCACGAAGACGATAGAAAATGCGAAGGAGATCCTGCGAAACAGTGACCAGTGCGTGATGAGAGAGTCGAAGTTGGAGGCGGATGAGCTGAATGACATCGCGGAGATTTTGCACAGCAAGGATGGGGAGCTGGCGGCGGTCGGAGGGGTAGGTGCCATCGGTGGAGCAGCTTCTATCGATGGGGCAGCTTCTATCGGTGGGGAAGCTTCTATCGGTGGGGAAGCTGCCATCGGAGGGGTGGCGCCAGGTGGCGACCCCCCCGCGAACGAACAGAACGACGCAAACATGAAGGTCCTGTTCGAAAGCTCCAACTCGTCCCTGCCATTTATCCTCAAGGGAATCTCGGAGACTCTAGACCATATCCTCTCAGttgacaaaatgaaaagcagaaataaaaataaactcatACAAGTAGTGCAAAACGCACACATGCTCCTGAGGTCGAATTACAATCTGGTCCTCAAATGTGACACAAATTTAGCAgtaattgtaaaaagaattaaaagaCTGTACAGACTCTACAGGAAGTTAGATAGTCATACAAAAATACCTACTAAAGTGAAGACCGTTGTTGGGGACGTTGCTCCATATATGCTACCCATTCGACATAACGACATGGGGGAGGTTCCCTTCGTTGGGGATACTGGAAGTGGTCCTAGTGGTAGCgccataaaaaggagaaacacaAACCAACAGGATGAAACTGAAGCTCATGAGGGGGATGGAAATGGAGACGTCGATAAGCAAATTGGGGGAGCTCCTCCTACCCATGATGATAACGATAACATGAGTGGTTCTGTTCATGGGGGGGACAAAGAGTTGAACAGAAACGCGCATTCCATTGTTGCTTCATCAGTTGG AGGATTGCCCCCAAAGTGA
- a CDS encoding tRNA methyltransferase (putative): MNEKGTHRWKNPKCYIVKGALRRRLSKGRTPLSVNKLNRCAVTHLSSEHCSGDEKKRNEKYEAHIRNVFEELQRMTDREEKMKHLMREYTNVCRVSFSEPLDRKKFTLTDNSKLGSAGRRYFINEVREGVIYRYVDRCNSNLYVAVDVVEGREEQECEVSEEDCKASGEGCKSSGEDCKASGKDCEVHSSCPSPEQSIPPNSHSGDRTHWRSILGRKKFLITVDGFSDNIVLSCFLQVLLKGLKKLDLGVFLNMGFEGVVNQLSSLYTIHVEGEHLVGHVIGRVERFLGRLCGGVRSRGVGSRRVNCSKSDLKYVKKICSKRKKLFIININEEYTEQVLIPMLRSYSEGHIPNADIMCNEKVKYNLLMRMMRKVCRERGGGWDYSYVSTGHYAMISTNDEANANRLFNGDFPYVGDDTDGEGLPRRTPRKRYRLIVGRDEKKDQTFFLSSFSEKQLSRFLFPLCLHRKSDVKRLMEGRAAGQYNRRETRGLCLYGRVDMHSLLGLYLGGGGVRSGRGEGESERGSPERERGSVERERGSPERERGPAGRGLQWAKDQLRSPEFRAFQEKHLPSFNLRFRNHIINVEEGTVLDSNNDIHLYAIGQKKHITNYLHQLYNSKKGRGRSCEKNAVSSCQWTVVYKKMLGSRSGDVKENFIYVSRDYESGLFRHLRGRCRLGAFRWVASAPPSYLLGVEAAPAATEAAGAEAAGAEEADAADAPLTVPPTANKRRGRAICVKIRNSERIKEAKIALDDLGETAYLTLRQKDIGLSPGQIVTLYLPFIVKRNGKTKYVYSLRRSSRSRSSGRSSVGRGEKKDRPTFFHCLGSARITNQYLNRGLYRRLMEIHRRNNLPLWGRDEQCGVANSE, encoded by the exons ATGAATGAAAAAGGCACCCACAGATGGAAGAACCCAAAATGCTACATAGTGAAAGGAGCCCTGCGAAGGAGACTCTCCAAGGGGAGAACTCCCCTCTCGGTAAACAAGCTAAATAGATGTGCAGTAACACATCTGAGTAGTGAACACTGCAGTGGTGACGAGAAGAAACGGAACGAAAAATACGAAGCGCACATTCGAAACGTTTTTGAAGAACTGCAACGAATGACTGACAGGGAAGAAAAGATGAAACACCTGATGAGAGAATATACGAACGTGTGTAGAGTTAGTTTTTCTGAACCATTGGACAGGAAGAAATTCACCTTAACGGATAATTCAAAGTTGGGTTCTGCAGGGAGAAGGTACTTCATTAATGAGGTCAGGGAGGGAGTCATTTACAGATATGTGGATAGGTGCAACTCGAATTTGTACGTGGCTGTGGATGTGGTGgaagggagggaagaacAGGAGTGCGAAGTGAGTGAAGAAGACTGCAAAGCGAGTGGAGAGGGCTGCAAATCGAGTGGAGAGGACTGCAAAGCGAGTGGAAAAGACTGCGAAGTGCATTCGAGTTGTCCCTCTCCTGAACAGTCTATCCCCCCAAATAGCCACTCGGGTGATAGAACCCACTGGCGAAGCATCCttggaaggaagaaatttttaatcacAGTCGATGGGTTCAGTGACAACATCGTTTTGAGTTGCTTCCTCCAGGTTCTTCTAAAGGGGCTTAAGAAGCTCGACTTGGGGGTTTTTCTAAACATGGGGTTCGAAGGAGTGGTGAATCAGTTGAGCTCCCTCTACACCATCCACGTGGAGGGGGAACACCTCGTTGGGCATGTGATAGGTCGAGTGGAGCGCTTCCTGGGGAGGCTCTGCGGAGGGGTGAGAAGCAGAGGGGTGGGAAGCAGAAGGGTGA ACTGTAGCAAGAGTGACCTCAAATACgtgaagaaaatttgttcgaagagaaaaaagctttttattattaacattAATGAGGAGTATACTGAACAGGTGCTGATTCCCATGCTGCGTAGCTACTCGGAGGGGCATATCCCTAATGCGGATATCATGTGTAATGAGAAGGTAAAGTATAACTTGCTCATGCGGATGATGAGGAAGGTGTGTAGGGAGAGGGGTGGTGGGTGGGACTACTCCTATGTGTCTACTGGTCACTACGCGATGATAAGCACGAACGATGAGGCGAACGCGAATAGGCTGTTTAATGGGGACTTCCCCTACGTGGGTGATGACACAGATGGGGAGGGTCTTCCACGGAGGACCCCACGTAAGAGGTACAGATTAATTGTGGGTAGGGATGAGAAGAAAGAccaaacgttttttttgtcctccttcTCGGAAAAGCAGTTGTCTAGGTTTCTGTTTCCTCTTTGCCTGCACAGGAAGAGTGATGTTAAGAGGCTCATGGAGGGACGGGCCGCTGGTCAGTACAACCGGAGGGAGACGCGCGGTTTGTGTCTCTACGGGCGGGTGGATATGCACTCGCTGCTGGGGCTGTacttgggggggggaggcgtgCGCAGCGGAAGAGGCGAGGGGGAGTCGGAAAGGGGCTCACCCGAGAGGGAAAGGGGCTCAGTCGAGAGGGAAAGGGGTTCACCCGAGAGGGAAAGAGGCCCG GCAGGCCGCGGCTTGCAGTGGGCGAAGGACCAGCTTCGGTCGCCCGAGTTCCGAGCCTTCCAGGAGAAGCACCTACCCTCATTCAACCTGCGCTTTAGGAATCACATAATAAACGTCGAAGAAGGAACAGTGTTGGACTCAAATAATGACATCCATTTGTATGCCATTGGTCAGAAGAAGCACAtaacaaattatttgcacCAACTTTACAActcgaaaaaagggagaggtCGGAGTTGTGAGAAGAACGCTGTATCATCATGTCAATGGACAGTCGTTTATAAGAAGATGCTGGGAAGTAGGAGTGGAGATGTGAAggagaattttatttatgtcaGTCGTGATTACGAGAGTGGGTTGTTTCGGCACCTTCGCGGGCGGTGCAGGTTGGGGGCCTTTCGCTGGGTGGCCTCTGCCCCGCCGTCCTACCTGCTGGGGGTCGAAGCGGCACCAGCAGCGACGGAAGCAGCAGGAGCGgaagcagcaggagcagaagaagcagatgCGGCAGATGCGCCGCTGACCGTGCCGCCCACCGCAAACAAGCGGAGGGGACGAGCCATCTGCGTCAAAATACGCAACAGCGAAAGGATAAAGGAAGCGAAGATTGCCCTGGATGACCTGGGGGAGACGGCGTACCTCACGCTCAGGCAGAAAGACATAGGACTCTCCCCCGGACAGATAGTTACCCTCTACCTCCCCTTCATTGTTaaaaggaatggaaaaaCCAAGTACGTGTACTCCctgaggaggagcagcaggagcaggagCAGCGGCAGGAGCAGCGTCggcaggggggagaagaaggacagGCCCACCTTTTTCCACTGCCTGGGGTCGGCACGAATTACAAACCAGTACTTGAACCGGGGGCTTTATCGACGACTGATGGAGATTCACAGGAGGAACAACTTGCCGCTTTGGGGGAGAGACGAACAGTGCGGAGTAGCCAATTCGGAATAG
- a CDS encoding microtubule-associated protein 1 light chain 3 putative, whose translation MCTLRTQTYRIGVLCARKWLQEEVPFESRVAETHKIRAKYPNRIPVVCEKANRSNLPEIEKKKFLVPMNMLVGEFKFILHQHINQSAYGNSMKLFREKTIYLFVNNVIPKTGLLMQELYEMYKDEDGYLYLEYSCESCFG comes from the exons ATGTGTACGTTAAGGACGCAGACCTACAGGATTGGCGTCCTCTGCGCGCGGAAGTGGCTGCAA gaagaagtgcCGTTCGAAAGCCGAGTCGCCGAGACGCACAAAATCAGAGCCAAGTACCCCAACAGAATCCCCGTGGTGTGCGAAAAAGCCAATCGATCCAATCTCccagaaatagaaaaaaaaaaatttttagtaCCTATGAATATGCTCGTTGGGGAGTTCAAGTTTATCCTTCACCAACACATAAATCAGAGTGCCTATGGAAACAGCATGAAATTATTTAGAGAAAAAACCATATACCTTTTTGTGAACAATGTAATTCCAAAGACGGGGTTACTGATGCAGGAGCTTTATGAAATGTACAAGGATGAGGATGGGTACCTTTACTTGGAATACAGTTGCGAGAGTTGCTTCGGCTAA
- a CDS encoding RNA binding protein putative gives MSQDEGQTEGKQISSVVSFLKKNERPPRSNEEGGKANEKQPTTREKTQAEPRRGDEVTQEDKAKRTVFIGNVPFKGMRKWKLLKLLGVKESAVESVRFRSQPMEEAYVDRKKLGVILKKFTVSVYVCVGWIGSPEMHSAVQCSAVQCSGVMVCPVLSCPVLSCPVLPCPALSCPVLPCPALSCPVLFYPDAKDNQNAFITLKKEESLPDLLNKNGMVHEGYVLRINMMGEKTNFSRKKSVCIKNLDRKINESDLYKLLKDIDQIKSIRVLRDERTSISMGVSFVLFQNRSAVKKAIEMFHGHSVNGREIIVEKIEREDDARDGPKDVTRQGKQVKRTIWKSHREEQKVGHWNGRNLGRGNGRNIGRGNGRNTGHQTAHGAGRKKNTWGGGMHTAAKSDAKSDAKVMPK, from the exons ATGAGCCAAGACGAGGGGCAAACAGAAGGGAAGCAGATCTCATCGGtcgtttcatttttgaagaagaatgAGAGGCCTCCTCGGTCTAATGAGGAAG GTGGTAAGGCCAATGAGAAGCAGCCCACAACCAGGGAGAAGACCCAAGCGGAGCCCCGACGTGGCGACGAAGTCACGCAGGAAG ATAAAGCCAAGCGAACCGTTTTTATTGGGAATGTACCATTTAAGGGCATGCGGAAGTGGAAGCTGCTTAAATTGTTGGGCGTGAAGGAGTCCGCCGTTGAATCG GTCCGATTCCGATCTCAACCCATGGAGGAGGCCTACGtcgacagaaaaaaattgggagtcattttaaagaaatttaCTGTaagtgtgtatgtgtgtgttggGTGGATAGGCAGCCCCGAGATGCACTCAGCTGTGCAGTGCAGCGCAGTGCAGTGCAGTGGTGTTATGGTCTGTCCTGTTCTGTCCTGTCCTGTTCTGTCCTGTCCTGTCCTGCCCTGTCCTGCCCTGTCCTGTCCTGTCCTGCCCTGTCCTGCCCTGTCCTGTCCTGTCCTGTTCTATCCT GACGCCAAGGACAACCAGAACGCCTTCATCACactgaagaaggaggagagctTGCCTGACTTGCTTAACAAAAAC GGCATGGTCCACGAGGGCTATGTGCTACGAATCAACATGATGGGAGAGAAGACCAACTTCAGCCGCAAGAAATCTGtgtgcataaaaaatttggatcGAAAAATAAACGAGTCAGATTTGTACAAGCTGTTGAAGGACATCGACCAGATTAAAA GCATCCGCGTTTTGAGGGATGAACGGACGAGCATCTCCATG ggaGTCTCCTTTGTCCTCTTCCAAAACAGAAGCGCCGTTAAGAAGGCCATCGAGATGTTTCACGGCCACTCAGTAAAC GGCCGTGAAATTATCGTTGAGAAAATCGAACGTGAGGACGATGCGCGAGATGGACCCAAAG ATGTGACCAGACAAGGCAAACAGGTGAAACGAACCATTTGGAAGAGTCACCGGGAGGAGCAGAAGGTAGGTCATTGGAATGGACGCAATTTAGGTCGTGGGAATGGACGCAATATAGGTCGTGGGAATGGACGCAATACTGGCCACCAAACGGCCCACGGAGCTGGACGAAAGAAGAA CACGTGGGGGGGGGGTATGCATACGGCCGCGAAAAGTGATGCGAAAAGTGATGCCAAAGTGATGCCCAAATGA